In one window of Candidatus Rokuibacteriota bacterium DNA:
- the mlaD gene encoding outer membrane lipid asymmetry maintenance protein MlaD, whose product MRRTTLELSVGVFVLIGVLALGWLSVRLGKVDVFGGQGYRVTADFPSVGGLKAGSSVEIAGVEVGRVDGITLWDYQARVLMSIRRGIRLQEDSIASIKTKGLIGEKYIRINPGGSEKIIPPDGRITEVEPPVDFEELLSKYIFGKV is encoded by the coding sequence ATGAGGCGTACCACGCTGGAGCTGTCGGTGGGAGTGTTCGTGCTGATCGGCGTCTTGGCGCTGGGGTGGCTTTCCGTCAGACTCGGCAAAGTCGATGTCTTCGGAGGGCAAGGCTACCGGGTCACCGCGGATTTCCCCTCCGTCGGGGGGCTGAAGGCCGGCTCCAGCGTCGAGATCGCGGGGGTCGAGGTGGGCCGCGTGGACGGGATCACGCTGTGGGACTACCAGGCCCGGGTGCTCATGAGCATCCGCCGGGGCATCCGCCTCCAGGAAGACTCCATCGCCTCGATCAAGACCAAGGGCCTCATCGGAGAGAAGTACATCCGCATCAACCCCGGTGGCTCCGAGAAGATCATCCCGCCCGACGGACGCATCACCGAGGTGGAGCCGCCGGTGGACTTCGAGGAGCTCCTGTCCAAGTACATCTTCGGGAAGGTGTGA
- a CDS encoding ATP-binding cassette domain-containing protein, which produces MIRVENLHRSFGGQRVLRGLTLEVAAGEIMVVIGRSGGGKSVLLKHLLGLLRPDSGRVLVHGTDITRLRGPALDRVRERYGVVFQGGALFDSMSVFDNVAFPLREKTPLRWRQIAERVEEKLDQVGLAGMGHKNPAEISGGMRKRVAIARALVTEPEVVFFDEPTTGLDPILVNTIHHLILAMHRKFRFTAVMVSHEIPEIFGIADRVAMLHDGVIIEQGAPDAIQASANPTVQQFIRGDVEGALRPA; this is translated from the coding sequence GTGATCCGCGTCGAGAATCTCCATCGGTCCTTCGGCGGCCAGCGCGTGCTCCGCGGGCTGACCCTGGAGGTGGCTGCCGGCGAGATCATGGTGGTCATCGGGCGGAGCGGCGGCGGCAAGTCGGTGCTGCTGAAGCACCTCCTGGGGCTGCTGCGGCCGGACTCGGGCCGCGTGCTGGTGCACGGCACGGACATCACCCGACTCCGCGGCCCGGCGTTGGACCGCGTCCGCGAGCGCTACGGGGTCGTGTTCCAGGGGGGCGCGCTCTTCGACTCCATGTCGGTGTTCGACAACGTGGCGTTCCCGCTGCGGGAGAAGACGCCGCTCCGCTGGCGCCAGATCGCGGAGCGCGTGGAGGAGAAGCTCGACCAGGTAGGCCTGGCGGGCATGGGGCACAAGAACCCCGCGGAGATCTCGGGAGGCATGCGGAAGCGGGTGGCCATCGCGCGGGCGCTGGTGACGGAGCCCGAGGTGGTGTTCTTCGACGAGCCGACCACCGGGCTCGACCCCATCCTGGTCAACACGATCCACCACCTCATCCTCGCGATGCACCGGAAGTTCCGCTTCACGGCCGTGATGGTGAGCCACGAGATTCCCGAGATCTTCGGGATCGCCGACCGCGTGGCCATGCTGCACGACGGCGTGATCATCGAGCAAGGGGCGCCGGATGCCATCCAGGCCTCCGCGAACCCCACCGTGCAGCAGTTCATCCGCGGGGACGTCGAGGGAGCCCTCCGGCCGGCATGA
- a CDS encoding phosphocholine cytidylyltransferase family protein — MNAVILAAGVARRLGPLTDHTQKCLLPVGGRSLLDRMVAALAGSGVEETVIVVGHCEDQVRAAAGERRGDMRIRCVYNPEYQKGSILSLWRAREVLLQDTTLVMDADVLFPSTFLSRLMASPHPSALLLDQSFTDTGEEVKLYGVGDRLIALGKKFVPQRWEVVGEGIGFFKCSPTHAPEYIRLLAESIEETGGVNEYEDALHRLLGVVEVGWVDVTGLPWTEVDFAEDLARAESQILPRIERLGH, encoded by the coding sequence ATGAACGCCGTCATCCTGGCGGCCGGCGTCGCCCGTCGCCTCGGCCCGCTCACCGACCACACCCAGAAGTGCCTACTGCCCGTTGGCGGCCGCTCCCTGCTGGACCGCATGGTCGCTGCCCTCGCCGGCAGCGGTGTCGAGGAGACGGTTATCGTCGTCGGCCACTGTGAGGACCAGGTGCGCGCGGCGGCCGGCGAGCGGCGGGGCGACATGCGCATCCGCTGCGTCTACAATCCCGAGTACCAGAAGGGCTCCATCCTCTCGCTCTGGCGGGCGCGCGAGGTCCTCCTGCAGGACACGACCCTCGTGATGGACGCCGACGTGCTGTTCCCGTCGACGTTCCTGTCGCGGCTCATGGCCTCCCCGCACCCGAGCGCGCTGCTCCTGGATCAGAGCTTCACGGACACCGGCGAGGAGGTGAAGCTCTACGGCGTCGGGGATCGCCTGATCGCCCTGGGGAAGAAGTTCGTCCCCCAGCGCTGGGAGGTGGTCGGCGAGGGCATCGGGTTCTTCAAGTGCAGCCCGACCCACGCTCCCGAGTACATCCGGCTCCTGGCCGAGTCCATCGAGGAGACCGGCGGCGTCAACGAGTACGAGGACGCCCTCCACCGCCTGCTGGGCGTCGTGGAGGTCGGCTGGGTGGACGTCACGGGCCTGCCCTGGACCGAGGTCGACTTCGCCGAGGACCTCGCCCGCGCCGAAAGCCAGATCCTCCCGAGGATCGAGCGCCTCGGGCACTGA
- a CDS encoding inositol-3-phosphate synthase encodes MGSVRVAIIGVGNCASALVQGIQHYATADADGFIPGLMRPRVGGYRVGDIEFSAAFDIDARKVGADLSEAIATAPNNTVRFAEVPPLGVPVHRGMTHDGLGHYLSQVITKAPGSTADIAGILRETRTDVVVNFLPVGSEMATKWYVEQVLDAGCGFVNCIPVFIAREAYWRGRFEERGLPIVGDDVKSQLGATIVHRALTKLFMDRGIHMDRTSQLNVGGNTDFYNMLERQRLQSKKISKTDAVRSQLAHDLPDDAVHIGPSDYVPWLADRKWAHIRIEGRGFGDQPINIELKLEVWDSPNSAGVVIDAIRCCKIAMDRGLKGALLAPSAYLMKSPPRQWSDEEARARLEQFIAGDE; translated from the coding sequence GTGGGTTCCGTCCGCGTCGCCATCATCGGAGTGGGCAACTGCGCCTCGGCCCTCGTCCAGGGCATCCAGCACTACGCGACAGCCGACGCTGACGGCTTCATCCCCGGGCTCATGCGGCCCCGCGTCGGCGGGTACCGCGTCGGCGACATCGAGTTCTCCGCCGCCTTCGACATCGACGCACGCAAGGTCGGTGCCGATCTGTCCGAGGCCATCGCCACCGCCCCCAACAACACCGTGCGCTTCGCGGAGGTGCCGCCCCTCGGCGTACCGGTCCACCGCGGAATGACCCACGACGGCCTCGGGCACTACCTCTCCCAGGTGATCACCAAGGCGCCCGGCTCCACGGCCGACATCGCGGGGATCCTCCGCGAGACCCGCACGGACGTCGTGGTCAACTTCCTGCCCGTGGGCAGCGAGATGGCGACCAAGTGGTACGTCGAGCAGGTGCTCGACGCGGGCTGCGGGTTCGTCAACTGCATCCCCGTGTTCATCGCCCGGGAGGCGTACTGGCGGGGGCGGTTCGAGGAGCGGGGCCTGCCCATCGTGGGGGACGACGTGAAATCGCAGCTCGGCGCCACCATCGTGCACAGGGCGTTGACCAAGCTCTTCATGGACCGGGGCATCCACATGGACCGCACGAGCCAGCTCAACGTGGGCGGGAACACGGACTTCTACAACATGCTGGAGCGCCAGCGGCTGCAGTCCAAGAAGATCTCCAAGACCGACGCCGTCCGCTCGCAGCTCGCCCACGACCTCCCCGACGACGCCGTCCACATCGGCCCCAGCGACTACGTGCCGTGGCTCGCCGACCGGAAGTGGGCGCACATCCGGATCGAGGGGCGCGGCTTCGGGGACCAGCCGATCAACATCGAGCTCAAGCTCGAGGTCTGGGACTCGCCAAACTCGGCCGGCGTCGTGATCGACGCCATCCGCTGCTGCAAGATCGCCATGGACCGGGGCCTCAAGGGGGCCCTCCTCGCCCCGTCCGCCTACCTGATGAAGTCCCCGCCCCGGCAGTGGTCGGACGAGGAGGCCCGGGCGCGCCTCGAGCAGTTCATCGCCGGCGACGAGTAG
- a CDS encoding TolC family protein — translation MSRRDHARGLRLGIAGLLAVLATAAGASAQAPRPAGTVVLTLADAVKAAVTRSPEVRGAALDVEAFLAKKEQADGARWPQLTALGVVGPSPEAERLDGSGLSTPLRSVNAREGAVNGAFGRLDLLLVQPIYTFGLIDNLRAAAEHGVRARQAGRDKTAAEVALRVREAYTGLLLFRELGSLLDDLHEQLVRAGERLELLQEGGFAAEQDVFKLRALQGELEKNMNMAARGAGIAAEALRVWTGLPAGASVEPGESRLLADLEPLPPLERFVEDARANRPEFTQLAAGLRAKRALVEAERAKAWPMVFFGIQGSVAQATNRDRVLNNAYLSDPLQHAYIGPVLGLRYDLDFGVASGRVREAQAEVAKLETLRVQAVEGIPLQVARAHGEVREAAQNVAVLDRARDNAKKWVVSASANVDLGIGDTKDLADAVLALAKTRAEYLQAVFNYRVGLARLDNAAGRDLEEIRALMAGTVTSLTTAEVTR, via the coding sequence ATGAGCCGCAGAGATCACGCGCGGGGCCTCCGCCTCGGCATCGCCGGACTGCTGGCCGTGCTCGCCACCGCCGCGGGCGCCTCCGCCCAGGCCCCGCGACCGGCCGGCACCGTCGTCCTCACGCTCGCCGACGCCGTGAAGGCGGCTGTCACCCGGAGCCCGGAGGTGAGGGGCGCGGCCCTCGACGTCGAAGCCTTCCTCGCGAAGAAAGAGCAGGCCGACGGCGCTCGCTGGCCTCAGCTCACGGCGCTGGGGGTGGTCGGGCCGTCCCCGGAGGCCGAGCGGCTGGACGGTTCGGGGCTTTCGACGCCACTGCGCTCGGTGAACGCCCGGGAGGGTGCGGTGAACGGCGCCTTCGGCCGTCTGGATCTCCTCCTCGTCCAGCCCATCTACACCTTCGGGCTCATCGACAATCTCCGGGCCGCGGCCGAGCACGGCGTGCGAGCCCGGCAGGCGGGACGCGACAAGACGGCCGCAGAGGTCGCCCTCAGGGTGCGCGAGGCCTACACGGGGCTCTTGCTCTTCAGGGAGCTCGGCTCCCTCCTCGACGACCTGCACGAGCAGCTCGTGAGGGCCGGCGAGCGCCTCGAGCTCCTCCAGGAAGGCGGCTTCGCCGCCGAGCAGGACGTCTTCAAGCTGCGCGCACTCCAGGGCGAGCTGGAGAAGAACATGAACATGGCCGCGCGCGGTGCCGGCATCGCCGCCGAGGCGCTCCGCGTCTGGACGGGGCTCCCGGCGGGGGCCAGCGTGGAGCCCGGGGAGAGCCGGCTCCTGGCGGACCTCGAACCCCTGCCGCCGCTCGAGCGCTTCGTCGAGGACGCGCGCGCGAACCGCCCTGAGTTCACCCAGCTCGCAGCAGGACTGCGCGCGAAGCGGGCGCTGGTGGAGGCCGAGCGGGCGAAGGCCTGGCCCATGGTGTTCTTCGGCATCCAGGGCTCGGTGGCCCAGGCGACGAACCGGGACCGCGTGCTCAACAACGCCTACCTCTCCGATCCGCTCCAGCACGCCTATATCGGCCCGGTACTCGGGCTCAGGTACGATCTGGACTTCGGCGTCGCCTCGGGACGCGTCCGCGAGGCCCAGGCGGAGGTGGCCAAGCTCGAGACCCTCCGGGTGCAGGCCGTCGAGGGCATCCCGCTGCAGGTCGCGAGGGCCCACGGGGAGGTCCGCGAGGCGGCACAGAACGTGGCCGTCCTCGACCGGGCCCGCGACAACGCCAAGAAGTGGGTCGTCTCGGCCAGCGCCAACGTCGACCTCGGCATCGGCGACACCAAGGATCTGGCGGACGCGGTGCTGGCGCTGGCGAAAACCCGCGCGGAGTACCTCCAGGCCGTGTTCAACTATCGCGTGGGACTGGCTCGACTGGACAACGCCGCGGGTCGGGATCTCGAGGAGATCCGCGCGCTCATGGCTGGGACCGTCACGTCACTGACGACAGCGGAGGTCACTCGATGA
- a CDS encoding flippase-like domain-containing protein produces the protein MLRPLLLLAGAAFIVYLVYEVGPATVWESVRTLSWRLLLVVCFPYALTTTLDTLAWRCVFLGRAAPFWPLWGARLAGEAVNATTPTASVGGEPVKAYLLRPWVPLPEGLASVIVDKTTVVVGQGLFLVLGLLVATSLVPAASPLMTAMVLLLGLEVAGVGGFVMVQLRGPAGRGGRLLGRLGMGPGERGQERLEGLDRALAAFYRAHRRRLLAAVLFHFAAWTAGSLEIYLVLTLLGLPISLPAAVAIESFGTAVKFASFMIPASLGALEGGNVAIFAAFGLGGAAGLSYTLIRRLREAAWILVGLAAMAPLSGRQAAAGAAATEHQTRPGRPPLC, from the coding sequence ATGCTCCGTCCGCTCCTGCTCCTTGCAGGCGCCGCGTTCATCGTGTACCTGGTGTACGAGGTCGGCCCTGCCACCGTCTGGGAGTCGGTGCGCACGCTCTCCTGGCGCCTGCTGCTCGTGGTCTGCTTCCCGTACGCGCTCACCACGACACTGGACACGCTCGCGTGGCGCTGCGTCTTCCTCGGGCGCGCGGCGCCCTTCTGGCCGCTGTGGGGTGCCCGGCTGGCCGGGGAGGCGGTCAACGCGACCACGCCGACAGCCTCCGTCGGCGGGGAGCCCGTGAAGGCCTACCTGCTGCGGCCCTGGGTGCCGCTCCCGGAGGGGCTCGCCTCGGTGATCGTCGACAAGACCACGGTCGTCGTCGGCCAGGGGCTGTTTCTCGTGCTCGGCCTCCTCGTCGCCACCTCGCTCGTGCCGGCCGCGAGCCCCCTGATGACCGCGATGGTCCTGCTGCTCGGACTCGAAGTAGCCGGGGTGGGGGGCTTCGTCATGGTCCAGCTCCGGGGCCCGGCGGGGCGCGGCGGCCGCCTGCTCGGGCGCCTCGGGATGGGGCCAGGCGAGCGCGGACAGGAGCGGCTCGAGGGTCTGGACCGGGCCCTGGCCGCGTTCTACCGCGCTCACCGCCGCCGGCTCCTGGCCGCCGTCCTGTTCCACTTCGCGGCCTGGACTGCCGGCAGCCTCGAGATCTACCTGGTGCTCACCCTTCTCGGGCTGCCGATCTCGCTTCCCGCCGCCGTGGCGATCGAGTCCTTCGGGACCGCCGTCAAGTTCGCGAGCTTCATGATCCCGGCCTCGCTGGGGGCGCTCGAAGGGGGCAACGTCGCCATCTTCGCCGCCTTCGGGCTGGGCGGCGCCGCCGGATTGTCCTACACGCTGATTCGTCGGCTCCGCGAGGCGGCGTGGATCCTGGTCGGGCTTGCCGCCATGGCCCCGCTATCGGGGCGCCAGGCGGCGGCCGGGGCCGCCGCCACGGAGCACCAGACCCGACCCGGCCGCCCCCCGTTGTGCTAG
- a CDS encoding MMPL family transporter gives MSLPMIAISRTGRLLRSLVRVSCRRPVLTVALSLLLALLGAAVTVQGLRFKTSGRDVLPKNAGYVLRYVEYSREFGELEDIVVVVETRSFEAAKDYASRLVQELRHSPVQFPRASYRIDPKRFEGRQLLYLSTAKLREIRDKIFDHQEFMESFAADPSLAQLVEGVNRQLAAAFITNIFDLGLSDNQPTDTRFLRVLLEQIATRLDRPMPYRSPWGTLFSFGGEAPADAGYFRSDDKSLLFVLVETPEGQKGSFVGDQRAIDTIRSVIDRLRPVFPSVQAGVTGAPVLSNDEMSAAFQDSQVATVLAFALTLLVMTLAFWRVGKPLLMLVVLAVSLAWAMGVVTLTVGHLTIFSVMFISIVVGIGIDYGIYFLFRYEEEIFLGRNLKEALELTAARTGPGMLLGALTAGGTFYVLGLTDFRGIQELGFIAGSSILLAWVSMMTFFPALLVLIDRHHAARPRDQKPRAHELERIRVPILERLTRFPVTILVAAGALTAASVWALPSVGFDYNMLNLQAKGTESVAWEKRILATTGRSGFNGLASAGSLEELRRKQEAFERLPSVSEVDSVLHLIPEEQREKTALIKSFAPLVAPVKVARSSAVDVDRLTQAVRDLKRRLDLAASEAGDRLPKEVRQLREQTGALLSQLASADRELAEPALTHLQAQLYRDFVAKFHMLQRNLRPRPVELTDLPDELRRKFVGNSGRFLLQVHPKVDIWERAGAEQFVTELRSVDPDVTGAPIITYEAIRLMERAYVQGTAYAFILVGGLTFWMIRRVRLTLLALLPLGLGLLWTLGLMWVFDLKFTMANVWGLPLIIGTSAEFGLNIVMRYLEGREHGGPLVARSTVMAVALNGLTTIVGFGSLMMARHQGIFGLGLLLTLGSACGLLASLVVLPVVLRMLPRTGVRRQPAADTLTRSPAA, from the coding sequence GTGTCCCTTCCCATGATCGCGATCTCGAGAACTGGCCGCCTGCTGCGCAGCCTGGTTCGGGTGTCCTGCCGGCGCCCGGTCCTGACGGTCGCGCTGTCCCTGCTTCTGGCGCTGCTGGGTGCGGCGGTCACGGTCCAGGGCCTGCGCTTCAAGACCTCCGGGCGCGACGTCCTGCCCAAGAACGCCGGCTACGTCCTCCGTTACGTGGAGTACAGCCGGGAGTTCGGCGAGCTGGAGGACATCGTCGTCGTCGTCGAGACGCGCTCGTTCGAGGCGGCGAAGGACTATGCGAGCCGCCTCGTCCAGGAGCTCCGCCACTCCCCGGTCCAGTTCCCTCGCGCCTCCTACCGCATCGACCCGAAGCGTTTCGAGGGGCGCCAGCTCCTCTACCTGTCCACGGCCAAGCTGCGCGAGATCCGCGACAAGATCTTCGATCACCAGGAGTTCATGGAAAGCTTCGCCGCCGATCCGAGCCTTGCCCAGCTCGTGGAAGGGGTGAACAGGCAGCTTGCTGCGGCGTTCATCACGAACATCTTCGACCTGGGCCTGTCGGACAACCAGCCCACCGACACGCGGTTCCTCCGTGTCCTGCTGGAGCAGATCGCGACCCGGCTCGACCGCCCGATGCCCTACCGCTCCCCCTGGGGGACGCTCTTCTCGTTCGGCGGGGAGGCGCCGGCGGATGCCGGCTACTTCCGCTCCGATGACAAGAGCCTGCTCTTCGTGCTCGTCGAGACCCCCGAGGGACAGAAGGGCAGTTTCGTCGGGGATCAGCGGGCCATCGACACGATCCGGAGCGTGATCGATCGCCTCCGCCCGGTCTTCCCCTCCGTGCAGGCGGGCGTGACGGGAGCCCCCGTGCTCTCCAACGACGAGATGTCGGCGGCCTTCCAGGACAGCCAGGTCGCCACCGTCCTTGCGTTCGCGCTGACACTCCTGGTGATGACGCTCGCGTTCTGGCGCGTGGGGAAGCCGCTCCTGATGCTGGTTGTGCTCGCCGTGAGCCTGGCCTGGGCCATGGGCGTCGTCACGCTCACGGTCGGCCACCTCACGATCTTCTCCGTGATGTTCATCTCCATCGTGGTCGGCATCGGCATCGACTACGGGATCTACTTCCTCTTCCGCTACGAGGAGGAGATCTTCCTGGGCCGGAACTTGAAGGAGGCGCTGGAGCTCACCGCGGCCCGCACCGGCCCCGGGATGCTCCTCGGGGCGCTCACGGCGGGCGGGACTTTCTACGTGCTCGGGCTCACGGATTTCCGGGGGATCCAGGAGCTGGGCTTCATCGCGGGCAGCTCGATCCTGCTGGCCTGGGTCAGCATGATGACCTTCTTCCCGGCGCTCCTCGTCCTGATTGACCGGCACCATGCCGCCCGCCCGCGGGACCAGAAGCCGCGCGCCCACGAGCTCGAGCGCATCCGTGTGCCGATTCTCGAGCGCCTCACCCGTTTTCCGGTCACCATCCTCGTGGCGGCCGGCGCGCTCACGGCCGCCTCCGTCTGGGCGCTGCCGTCCGTCGGCTTCGACTACAACATGCTCAATCTCCAGGCCAAGGGGACGGAATCCGTGGCGTGGGAGAAGCGGATCCTCGCCACGACCGGGCGCTCCGGCTTCAACGGGCTGGCCTCGGCCGGCTCCCTCGAGGAGCTCAGGCGGAAGCAGGAGGCCTTCGAGCGGCTCCCGTCCGTCTCCGAGGTGGACTCCGTGCTCCACCTGATCCCGGAGGAGCAGCGGGAGAAGACCGCCCTCATCAAGAGCTTCGCCCCGCTGGTGGCGCCGGTGAAGGTGGCGCGGTCCAGCGCGGTGGACGTCGACCGGCTGACCCAGGCCGTGCGCGATCTCAAGCGCCGCCTGGACCTGGCGGCAAGCGAGGCGGGCGACCGGCTCCCGAAGGAGGTCCGCCAGCTGCGGGAGCAGACGGGGGCGCTGCTGAGCCAGCTCGCCTCGGCGGACCGGGAGCTGGCCGAGCCGGCGCTCACCCACCTGCAGGCGCAGCTCTACCGCGACTTCGTGGCCAAGTTCCACATGCTCCAGCGGAACCTCCGGCCCCGGCCGGTGGAGCTGACCGACCTGCCCGACGAGCTGCGCCGGAAGTTCGTCGGCAACAGCGGGCGCTTCCTCCTGCAGGTCCACCCCAAGGTGGACATCTGGGAGCGCGCGGGCGCGGAGCAGTTCGTCACCGAGCTCAGGTCGGTGGACCCGGACGTGACCGGCGCGCCCATCATCACCTACGAGGCCATCCGGCTCATGGAACGGGCCTACGTCCAGGGGACGGCCTACGCCTTCATCCTGGTGGGCGGGCTCACGTTCTGGATGATCCGGCGGGTGCGCCTGACCCTGCTGGCCCTGCTGCCGCTGGGCCTCGGGCTGCTCTGGACCCTGGGCCTCATGTGGGTCTTCGACCTCAAGTTCACCATGGCCAACGTGTGGGGGCTCCCGCTGATCATCGGGACCTCGGCGGAGTTCGGGCTGAACATCGTGATGCGCTACCTGGAAGGCCGGGAGCACGGGGGCCCGCTGGTGGCGCGGAGCACGGTGATGGCGGTGGCGCTCAACGGGCTCACCACCATCGTGGGCTTCGGCAGCCTGATGATGGCCCGCCACCAGGGGATCTTCGGCCTCGGCCTGCTCCTCACCCTCGGGTCGGCCTGCGGGCTGCTGGCCTCGCTGGTGGTGCTGCCCGTGGTGCTCCGCATGCTGCCGCGCACGGGGGTCCGGCGGCAGCCCGCGGCGGACACGCTCACCCGCTCCCCCGCCGCCTAG
- a CDS encoding ABC transporter substrate-binding protein: MGLACLLGLAAAGGAWAGTPTEQLRGAIDRVIKTLDTPALKGDNKVADRRSAVRKIANDIFDFGEIARRSLGRHWQGRTDKEREEFIRLFGDLLERSYISKIELYGGERILYTSERVEAEVAVVSTKIITKNGSEVPIDYRLLRRGDRWLVYDVNIEGVSLVSNYRTQFNKIIQTSSYGELVKKMKAKQDEVSFEDEAQKKSKTTKTQ, encoded by the coding sequence ATGGGACTCGCGTGTCTCCTCGGCCTGGCCGCGGCGGGCGGCGCGTGGGCGGGGACGCCCACGGAGCAGCTCCGGGGGGCCATCGACCGCGTGATCAAGACGCTCGACACCCCGGCCCTGAAGGGGGACAACAAGGTCGCGGACCGCCGGAGCGCGGTCCGGAAGATCGCCAACGACATCTTCGACTTCGGCGAGATCGCCCGCCGCTCGTTGGGGCGGCACTGGCAGGGGCGCACCGACAAAGAGCGCGAGGAGTTCATCAGGCTCTTCGGCGACCTCCTGGAGCGCTCCTACATCTCGAAGATCGAGCTATACGGGGGCGAGCGGATCCTGTACACGAGCGAGCGGGTAGAGGCGGAGGTGGCGGTGGTGAGCACCAAGATCATCACCAAGAACGGCAGCGAGGTGCCCATCGACTACCGCCTGCTCCGCCGGGGGGACCGGTGGCTCGTCTACGACGTGAACATCGAGGGCGTGAGCCTCGTGTCGAACTACCGCACGCAGTTCAACAAGATCATCCAGACCTCCTCGTACGGCGAGCTGGTCAAGAAGATGAAGGCGAAGCAGGACGAGGTCTCCTTCGAGGACGAGGCGCAGAAGAAGAGCAAGACGACCAAGACGCAGTAG
- a CDS encoding CDP-alcohol phosphatidyltransferase family protein: protein MARAVLYLPDAAERRLAALPVAGRPLAVRAIVAAARTGAERVGVPAALRTPALEAALRRIQGLAGRVRWLDGRDPAESRAFACEPCLLVPASALIEARTLASLLASPMEVGGAAIVESAESGAPVLLAPPELVTRLWALLAAGAGLGAALMRHVEETRPKLRPAGGLFVRVTAEADRRDAEAALYASLGTDDDTAVDRLIHRRCSRPITRVLVQTRATPNQVSAASLLIGLGAASGFCQGTPLAAVLGLGLYSLAVVLDHVDGELARLTFQETRFGAALDWTIDTVVLSLVVLAMGLSAGRGPGAVAMGFLGALGVTLSALVARYLPRKIAVGETIGGALKSMGNRDLFYLLLLTFVLLTWALPAALPILVLIIALGSQAYWIACVAKIRRHAALL from the coding sequence GTGGCGCGGGCCGTCCTGTACCTCCCAGACGCCGCCGAGCGCCGCCTCGCCGCGCTGCCAGTGGCCGGCCGTCCGCTCGCGGTGCGGGCCATTGTGGCCGCCGCACGGACGGGCGCCGAGAGAGTGGGCGTCCCGGCCGCGCTGCGCACTCCCGCTCTCGAGGCGGCGCTCCGGCGCATCCAGGGGCTGGCGGGCCGGGTGCGCTGGCTCGACGGCCGCGACCCGGCCGAGAGCCGGGCCTTCGCGTGTGAGCCGTGCCTCCTCGTGCCAGCCTCGGCCCTGATCGAGGCACGCACGTTGGCCAGCCTCCTGGCGAGCCCCATGGAGGTCGGTGGGGCGGCCATCGTCGAGTCGGCAGAGAGCGGGGCGCCCGTGCTGCTGGCGCCGCCCGAGCTGGTGACGCGACTCTGGGCCCTCCTGGCGGCGGGAGCGGGTCTCGGGGCCGCGCTGATGCGCCATGTGGAGGAGACGCGGCCAAAGCTCCGTCCGGCCGGGGGGCTCTTCGTGCGGGTGACCGCCGAGGCCGACCGCCGGGACGCCGAGGCGGCCCTCTACGCCTCCCTCGGCACCGACGATGACACGGCCGTGGACCGGCTCATCCATCGGCGCTGCTCCCGGCCGATCACGCGGGTCCTCGTCCAGACGCGAGCGACGCCGAACCAGGTGAGCGCCGCGAGCCTCCTCATCGGGCTCGGGGCGGCGTCGGGCTTCTGCCAGGGCACGCCGCTGGCTGCCGTCCTCGGCCTGGGGCTCTACTCGCTGGCCGTGGTCCTGGACCATGTCGACGGCGAGCTGGCGCGCCTCACCTTCCAGGAGACGCGATTCGGCGCCGCGCTGGACTGGACCATCGACACGGTGGTCCTCTCGCTGGTCGTCCTGGCCATGGGGCTGTCGGCCGGGCGCGGCCCCGGGGCCGTCGCCATGGGCTTCCTCGGCGCGCTCGGCGTGACGCTGAGCGCCCTCGTGGCGCGCTACCTGCCGCGAAAGATCGCCGTCGGCGAGACCATCGGGGGGGCGCTCAAGAGCATGGGAAACCGCGACCTCTTCTACCTGCTGCTGCTCACCTTCGTCCTCCTGACCTGGGCGCTGCCTGCGGCGCTGCCGATCCTCGTCCTGATCATCGCCCTGGGCTCGCAGGCGTACTGGATCGCCTGCGTGGCGAAGATCCGGCGCCACGCCGCCCTGCTCTAG